A region of the Pungitius pungitius chromosome 8, fPunPun2.1, whole genome shotgun sequence genome:
ATGACAAGAAGACGTGTTTTATGTGCATTATTCGTGTGagatattatttaaataactgtGAGTGGATATGAATTATTTGGCAAATGGTGTGAAGGGGTTAGGACATCAGCACTGAAAAAGCCATTATAATGAATCAATTAGGAAATGTAATTAATATTTTAGCTTGAATCAGTAGGCGGGCTTAGCTTAAATGGTGGGAGACCAGTATGCTGAGTATTTCCAGCTATGCAGTGCATTACATACTAGGACAGTGACATGTTCATATTGTCATCTGAACATTTTGAAGCATTACTGGAAattctctctctcagctctACCAATTTAATTGACATATATTCTTAACTCTCATATTTAGTTCTGAATATATATCCAACTCAGCCAGACAACTAAAGAACACAATTGATGCCAGAACAATTTGTATCAACTTGATcctttttgtattgtttctaCCAGCTCCATTCCGACCTGTAGACACACAGAACATGGTGCGCTTTGACTCCTTCGGCGACAGCATCAGCCGCTACAACATTTTTCATTACCACAAAGAAGAGGGAAAGTTTGTTTACAGAAAAGTTGGCTACTGGGACCAACACCTGACCCTGAACACCAGCCTGGTCCCCTGGCCCGACCTTGTACCGCCCACTTCCCAGTGCAGTGACCCCTGCCGGAAGAACGAGGTAAAGAGCATGCAGCCTGGAGATGTGTGCTGCTGGATTTGTATCCCCTGTCAGCCCTACCAGTACCTGCAAGATGCATTCACCTGTGCTGACTGTAGCTTTGGTCAGTGGCCCCTGTCTAACTTGACCGGCTGCTATGATCTACCTGAAGAATATATCCGGTGGGAGGACGCGTGGGCCATTGGGCCAGTCACCATCTCCTGCCTTGGCATACTGTGTACTCTGTCGGTCGTGGGCCTGTTCCTCAAGAACAATGAGACGCCTGTGGTCAAAGCCAGCGGACGTGAACTCTCTTACATCCTGCTGTTGGGAGTGCTGATGTGCTACCTCATGACCTTCATCTACATAGCCAAACCGTCCACTGCCGTTTGCACCCTACGCCGCCTCGGCCTGGGCACGTCGTTCGCAGTGTGTTACTCGGCTCTGCTCACCAAGACCAACCGCATCGCTCGCATCTTCAGCGGCGTGAAGGACGGAGCTCAGCGGCCGCGCTTCATCAGCCCCGCTTCCCAGGTGGCCATTTGCGGCGCTCTCATCTCCTGTCAGCTGCTGGTGGCTGTTATAtggctgctggtggaggtgcCGGGGGTTCGGAAAGAGGTGGGCCCGGAGAGGAGAGACGTGGTCACCCTCAAGTGCAGCAGCAGGGACTCCAGCATGCTCATGTCACTCACTTACAACtgcatcctcatcatcctctgcACCGTCTATGCATTCAAGACTCGAAAGTGCCCTGAAAATTTCAACGAGGCCAAGTTCATCGGGTTCACTATGTACACCACCTGCATCATCTGGCTCGCTTTTCAGCCCATCTTCTATGTCACTGCCAGTGACTACAGGGTAACTATCTATCaaaacctctttttttattataccAACTGAGTGTGGGGATCATTATGATTTATGTTTTGAGAAACCTCTTAAGGTCACTGCTGTGGAATAATGTACAGAGTCTATAAATTACCATCCCCAGTGTGTTTATCATTCCTGAAGAAGAAGGTGTCACTTTCATATTCCATTTGATCAAAGTCACCAGGCTCATGAAAGAGCGAGCTTTCATTTCACGTGGGCTGAAGGATCTTTCAAGACAAGAACGAAGACACTAGAGACACATCATGCCGGAATATACAGATAGAAATAATTGATGATAGTCATAGAATCGTGGCATTACTAAATGCCTAATGACACATTTCAAGCGCAAAGAAGAATTTGTGGAGATTTACTACAGTTTTTGTTATTACATGCTAAAATCACATATGTTGAACTCACGAAGTAGTGTTATGGTCTGCAGTAAAAATACTCGTTAGCAGGGACATGGATTGTCGGCTCATTTAGTGATTCTACCTCATGTAACAGACTGAGGAAATATGACATAACTGTTGCTGAATTGTCACAAGTTTTGCAGCCTTCAGCTTCTACACAAAGGCTAAGGGCTGCATTTAGCCTGCATGTCATGTATGACATAAAATAAATGGGCTGAATATGCATAACTATTACTGAACTGGTTCAAAATGCCACCGCAGGCCAGAAAACTCGAATATAGGTTTGATTTTTCCCCAAGTAGGAAAATGTATAGCTGCGAGGAcaaattaatgtatttatatatgctgTGTAAAGAAAGATAAATGAGACAATTCAATGGGCGCAAAGCTGTTAGACCATGTAAGTTATGAGCACCAGGTCCTTAGGCAAACTCAAGGCTACTGGCACACTATTTGTGCAACAAGGCCCTTGTTTTTTGCAAACAGATGGGGGGAGGTCGAGATCACACAAGCTTTGTATCATCATGCGATACCTCAGGCTCTTCATGTCTGTAGCAGTCAGCTTTAGCAGCGGCGAAACCATGAACCTTTACCTTTCCTGATGCACCGTGTGATTTGAGATTGGCCAATCATTGTAGAATATATGGCCTCATACTGAAGAAGCAGCAGTAATTGAAAGAACGAGGCGTCTGCCATTGGGAGACCTTGATGCTTTGGTTCTGTGTGACACCAATAACAATGGCTGTTAGTTCTGCATTTCAAAGGGTTGGATGGCCCGGGAACATTTTGATGTAACTATTCTTGTTTACCTGTGAATCCTAGTGAACTCAAAGTTTCCCGAATCAATACagatatctatatctataaccatttcattttcttatttgatTAACACTGATAACTTATTTAATAACCAACAAGTCAATGCCTGACGCATGTCCACTATATTTGGGTTCATTCTACAAAAATCACATacatttgatatttttaaattgatcctgaaataaaatgcacaagATTCAAAAACCAaatgacaaaagacaaaaaaaagtgtgcaaaTAATGCACTTTTTTGAAAAACTATTCAAGTGAATGAAGGCATCGCACGGTTCCGCAGTACGTCCTACTAGAGATTCTGAATTATTTGTACAAAGTGCTGTTAAAAAGAAACTGCTTTATTGCTGAAAGAGATAAGAAGCTGCAGGCAAAAGACAAGTGCAGTAATATTACCCACAGACGTGGCAGTGTTTACACCAGTTCTTTTTTAGTCTAGAGTTTAAATGGATGAGGACTTTGCATATTCCTTTGTTGTTGGGTGGTACGTTTAGAAGGGATTTCACTTCATGCTGTGGTCCTGCAAATAGAAGTTCCTGGACTGCAGGGGTAACCAGTGGGGTGGGAAGAGAGGCTACTCGGCAAGATGACCCCAGCAGTCAGCTCATATTAACAGCCGAAATATGACCAACAATGCCCTGGCTTTCCAGGACAGCAAGCTGTGCTTATTCCAtattcttcttattcttcttcttgccCTCATATGTATGCACATACTGATGCAAAGTACAATTtattcaagaaagccaaactaaaAGTTCTATCAGTGCCATATTAAGCGCTAATAAAGTGCTACCAATTAAAGGTATAGTCAaaagaggtgtgtttttagttttgcGTGGAAATGTATAGACTACTAGCTACTGGCAACCAGTGAAGTGAGAGGATTAGTGTGAGGGATTTCGGCACCAGTAGGTAGACCTACCAGGAGGGAGTTCCTACAGTCAAGCTGTGAGATGACCAGAACCTGTACTAGAATCTGCGAATCTGAGAGAGTTGATGAATAGATAGAAGAAGGGAACCAGGAAGGAGCCTTGAGGGAGCCCAGTAGTGAGAGGACAAGCTGCAGACACAGATCTTCTCCAAGCTACCGATTTAGAGACAGCTAAATGCATAAATAGTAATCTAGCAGAGCAGCCTATTTAAAGAATATGCTTCACCTAAATTCAGGTGTTTTAGGTGTATGAAGGCCCCTAACATTTTTGTTTATAGATGAATATCAAGCAGCCGCAACAAACTTGATACGACAGTTCGAGCAAATTTAGAAGAAATCCTCTGAAAGTaatttaaaagcaaataaatataGTTAAGTCACATGATCTGACATTAAAAGACAACGTAGAGCTCATAAGGGGTTCAGTGTATGATTGACGGGGAGGTTTGGGAGGAGCTGGTTGTGTGCATGAGTGATTTGACAAAAGCTTGATACAAAGTGCAGGCTGGTGTATTCATCATCACCCACTTTCCGTGTCCTCACAGGTGCAGACCACGACCATGTGCATATCCGTCAGTCTGAGTGGTTCGGTGGTTCTCGGCTGCCTCTTCGCTCCGAAAGTTCACATCATCCTGTTTCAGCCCCAGAAAAACGTGGCCTCACTGAGAGTCACAGCCAACCGCTTCAGTGCCACAGTGTCTGCCACTGCCTCCGCTCCGAGCTCCAGCTACTCCAAAGGTACGAGGATCCACTGTATGTCGTTATCAAGGCTCTATTTAGTACCATGAAGACGCCTTCTGTAGGGCAATTTTTAGCTGCACTCTAATCGTTTGCATcagtttgttgatttgtttctaAAATGGGATGTGTGTAATCACAATGCAATCAACAAAGAATTGCAATTTTCAACTGgacaatgttaaatgttttttctgtgtcagtttttattcttctcttcATGAGGATAAGTAAGTCTTATCTAAAGCTCATTAATACTAACGACAAATTCAATGTGAAAATTTCATAAATAATTAAAGGCACAAAAGATTTTTACACAGTACCCAGAGTACAACTTTTCAATTAAAGGGTTAATGCTAGTTTATCTGTTGTTGCTTCATCTTGCCTGAAGGTAtcttataattatattttgatttaaagATTTACATCATGAAAGTATTCAGACATTTCAGATTAATCTCTACCAATGTGTTATATCTTATCAGCTTATAGTATGTTATGTATAGCAGTCAAATACAGTAAACAGAATCATTTAAAATTGTACTTTGGTACAATCCGTAAATGCAGTTACTACTTGCATGTAAACTGACATTTTTAGAAGCACTGGTAGATGCTGTCTGGGTGTTTGCTTTCATTGACATTTGACAAAAGAAATTTCTGGCAAACATCGCTGTGTTTCCTCTCTTAGGATCAGCCTCTAACTACGTGCCAGCAGTATGCAACGGCCGCGAGGTGGTGGACTCCACAACgtcttctttgtaaaaaaaaaaaggaagaaaaaaggttcCCTCTATAAGCACAAGAGGCCATTGCATCATTACTCGTCCTTCCATCCAACAGGGCTCCACCTCAGAGCCCCTTTTCCATCCAACATAACTCTGTCTGGGTAGACTGACAGGGGAAAGGCTAATTCTTAACTGTGAAGGCTAAACTATGTTCCTACAGCAAGCAGTATGTATCAATTGTAGATTTATTATTCTGTGATCTCCTTGGTTTACAGATATAGATGTGATTAAATGCACCGTGCCTTGTCCTTAAGAGTCTTGTTGTCTAATGGGTGGTTGTGAAGCAATAGtgttgtacaaaaacaaaaggctgtTCTTATCTTGTCCTTTTAAGTGCTGTGAATATATCCAAATAATGTagacatcaacaaaaaaagatataaaataaatttaCCCCTTCTGTTCCCTAAAATAAGTGATTAACTTTTGTGAACGTGATTAAAAGTAGGAAAATAGACAATATACAGGAGGTGTGTTATTGTAGACTGGTTTAACAGTGTGTGCTTTACTGTCAtttatggaaataaaatgtttgttttttaaattaaaaaatgaaatactgtttggTTGGGGTTCACTCATGCATTTCTTCATAAATTATCAAACTAAATCCAAatcaacagcttttgcaaacaGGCTTTGATTATTTCCCGCTGTCTTAATACCAAATGAACtgcctttaaaatgtctttagttGAATCCATGTACAGCATTACTGAGTAAcaaagtgaagaaaacaaacaggtgAAGATGTTGAGTTGTGAGGTATTAACATGACATTTAAGTCTGCTCTATTACAGTATGTGCAATTAAAGATGAACATAACCTCCATGTATCTTTTATACTCATTGGACTTTCCTGACATTTAATTAAACAACTTGCCAACTGTCTGCCTGGTCTGTTTAACGGTAAAATGAAGTTACTTTAATTACTAAATAAAGTCAGTCAAAATGTTTAAGCGTAAAAGTGAATCATTTGGTAGTAGTGTAATTCCCTCTTAATATGCATGTACTAAATTAATTTACAATCAAGGACACCTGCTGAAATGTTTAAAGTTCTTCAACATCTTTAGTTAACTTCACCATTTCAGTAAAACTTATTGTActgctctacacacacacacacacacctttgatttatttaatcttTATAACATTTGCAAAGACATTTGCTGTTTGGCCATGAGAGGCTGAGAATAGCCTACACAGAAGTGGTTAACATGACGACATAAGCAAGGGGGAAACCAAACTTAACCAATATTGATCCAGGATTCTTTGGGCTATAACATTGCATAGAAAACTTGAAAAAGACTAGCAGGACTCCAAATATATGGAGAGTTTAAACCCAATTAGATGGTAAGAGATGAGTCTCGTTAGGCCCAGACACCACAATACAGCTTTTTTTGCCCCAGGTCAGACACAACTGACACTTCACTTAagctgtttatgctttttttttccacatcctaaaataaacaaaaccaatTTCTCAAATTTTCAATtttctgaacaaaaaaaaaaaaaaaaagggaaaagtaatCAAATCATACACAGGCAGTTTATAAACCtttaatatacaaaatataagcCAACAGTTCACTATTCAGCTATCTTAGTTTCCTCTGGAATGGGAAGTTTCCTTTTAAGAGGAATAATATAGACTCCATTCTTGGCCTCTTTTAGTCTCCACCATCTTCCCaacctgcagaaaaacaaacacttagAATCAGAGATAACCGATACAAAACTCAGCTGCAGTGCCCCAAACCTTCATTACAAATCACCCTATAACTAAAATATTTGTGTGCAATCTTTTTTAACTGATCAATCACCGTGGCAGAAGATAGACGGATAAACACTGCTCTCTAGTGGACATTGTTACCTGTGCTCCTGTCCAACTCCTGCCACCAAGAACTGACCAGAGCTCGAAAACTTCAGACTGTTGACAAAACCAGACTGAGAGAAAgcgaaagaaaggaaaaatataCGTTTgtcattgtgattgacaggaatGCATTGTAATTGTGTAACATTTCTCACAGCACATTTTAATgcgatttttttcttcaaaagagcAAATTACCACTGGTATACTGAATAGAGGCTCCAGCCCGCGGTAATTCTGGCCACATTTCCACACCTGGATCGTTGAGTTGTGTGAACCTGTAAAGGAGAACCGTTGTACCTTTACATCACTACAGAAAGTCCTTAGTGCAGTGAAGGTCAACATCAACGCATCAACAGTTCTGCTTAAGCAGTCATTTGCGTGATTGCATTTACATAcataaaaataacagaaaaaaggTTCAACTATGTTCTCCACTTAATAGTAAATGTATGTGTGGTATTAAAAAGCTGGTAAGGAGGACTCTCACAGCCGGAAGAAGCACCTGAGGCGACCGTATCAGAGTTCTGAAGCGCCGCTACAGAAGAGACCCAATGAGGCTGCTCCAGCCCtgcgtcaccatggcaaccgtgAGCCTTTTTCACTGTGCTGAGAGGCCTCTTCTTGTTGACACtccaaagagagacagagctgAGTCGTACCGAAAATTGGGAGACGAATACGGAAGAGAACCATTAATGACTGTAGAACAAAGCTGTGAGACTCGGGCAAAGTGACCGTAAGAGATGCATCTGACTTACCCATCATCGGCTCCAGTTATCATGTGCTCCTCGTTTATCAGCTGGATGCAATCAATCGAACCCCTGTAGGAACACCAGTGACAGGTAATTGTAGCACGTTTTTGTGCTCAGTCAAGTGTGCCGTTGCTCCTAGCGACCAATAATAGTTGTGTAAAAAACTACTTTTGTCCAAAATCATTGCCGTGGTCCACTCATTCAATAATCTCTACATAATAAACTCAACAGTTAATCAGTAGGTACTTCTAAGGGTCTTTGtgaattatttaaatgtgtatGCGAGTCATAACTTTCCTTTAAGGGACTTCCTGGTTAACAGTCCTTGCCAATAGAAAATGTGTGTGGTGTTTGAACCATGGACATTTAGAACTAATTTCACTTGGATGTGTGCGGCAGtttgctttattttacagttcTGACCCTGGACAAACGCATCGGAAATCAAAAAGGTTGAGATGAGaggatacaaaaacaaaaacaaaaaaaaaacagactcacTCGTGGCCGTGAAACACCAGCTGGGATTCCTCGGCTATCTTCCACACCCTCACCGAGCGGTCCCTTCCTCCTGCCGTGACACACAGCTCGCGGCTCAGGCTGTCCAGTCCCGTGATGGCGTCCTGATGCCCAAAGCTACAGTGAAGCACAAGTTCAAGTCAAACTTCCAAAGACAAAATCCAGCATCCCGGCAGGGAACGGAAGAACGTTCCGGTCACTCACAGAGTCTCTACGTATGCGTTCTCGTCCACGTTCCACACCTTCACCGAGCGGTCGTGAGAGGCGCTGTACAGGTCATGAGTTCCCCTCCTGAAGGAAAGACCCTGAGAGGAAAAATACACGCAATGCGTTTAACACGAGGACCCACAACTGCTTTCCAGCTGTGTAAATAGCGCCACGCAAAAGCACCTTTTAAGGAGCAGAAAAAGAGAACGTACCGACACGGGGCCTTTGTGTCCGGTGAATGTATAGAGATGTTTACATGTTTCTGCCTCCCAGATCATGATCAGTTTGTTCACGTCTCCTGTGGCCTAAAAGAtgttgaggaaaaaaagagatcctTAAAACATCAAGGCACACTTTGGCAAACTGCTGGATATGCCGAGATTACTACTCACCAAGTATTTCCCATCTGAGGAAATGGCCATACACAGGATATGTGCCGTGTGCCCAACGTGTCGGTCCTGGGTACCTTTCCTTCCACCCGGCACTGTGTGCAGCTTCTTCCCACTCTCGACATCCCCTGAAGAAATAAGACTCAACTTAAactaaatgaaattaaatgggGTTTCCAAGGCTAATTCACCATTTCAGCCAAACTTCACCGAAGCATGAAAACAAAGAATCTTGATGTATACTAACACTTAATGATGGAGCAGTCTTTGGCAGCAGAATAGATGTACTTTTCATCAGGGCTAATGACCAGACAGGTAATTGGAAGCTTGTGTCCTCTTAGCATCCTAATCTCTGACGCATCCGGTGGAATGAGCTACAACGCAAGAGCAAAAAGGAAATGGGAGTCAGTCTGTTCACATCAAGGCGTTGCCGTGGAGATCAAAAGGCAATGAAGGTTCCCATACTTACATCTTTGGCAATGAGCCGCTGAAGCTTTCCTTTTTGTTCAAGCTGGAGGAAAACCACAAAACACGTCACACACAAATAGACCAACCAGGGGGAACCTGAGCCCACAATAAGGGACCCACTCTCCCTGATACTGTTTAACAAGAGTTACTGTTTAGCGGGATTTAACAAATCAAACTTAGGCTAAATTGACACTTAAGAGAGACCGGATGCATAGGAAAAAAAAGCTTACCACTTCTTCTTGAAGTCTTCCAGCAATCAGATCAGTTTCAAAGGAGTCTTTCTCGGCTTTGTAGTCATCTAGTGTCAGAtcatacaataaatatatatgcagGCATTGATGTTCGAGTCATTACTTATGCCGTTGGGTAATAAAAGCTCACCTTGTTCCTTCAGCTGGTCCAGGTAAAGTTTGGCTAATCTAAGCTTCTTCTCCTGTGGTGTTTCGTCATACTCACTGTCTTCGTCGGACTGTCTGTCCCTGGGATCTATGGGACTGAGAAATAAGACACCAAGTGACAAACGTACAACCGACTTACTTTATGAGATATTAAATCCGGACTTATTAATTAAATACAGTGATCGTCAATGCGCGAAACCCTAAAAAGGAATAACAAGAGGAATTTACCCATCTGTCTCAGAGTCGCTGGAAATCTCTTCGTTGTATTTAGAGTTGGGTTTCTTGGCTCGTAGCTTACTTTTACCACCCAGCTCCCCATCGccctgcagaaggagaaaaaaattgGAAAGGTTGTAATTAGTTATTTAGCTTGATTTAGCATTAGTGGCCGAGTAGCAACGGTAGGGGAGATCAGATCGAGGCACAT
Encoded here:
- the rrp9 gene encoding U3 small nucleolar RNA-interacting protein 2 isoform X2; this encodes MSSTFFIKKKGNPKLAQKGKNTAVLKRKGDGELGGKSKLRAKKPNSKYNEEISSDSETDGPIDPRDRQSDEDSEYDETPQEKKLRLAKLYLDQLKEQDDYKAEKDSFETDLIAGRLQEEVLEQKGKLQRLIAKDLIPPDASEIRMLRGHKLPITCLVISPDEKYIYSAAKDCSIIKWDVESGKKLHTVPGGRKGTQDRHVGHTAHILCMAISSDGKYLATGDVNKLIMIWEAETCKHLYTFTGHKGPVSGLSFRRGTHDLYSASHDRSVKVWNVDENAYVETLFGHQDAITGLDSLSRELCVTAGGRDRSVRVWKIAEESQLVFHGHEGSIDCIQLINEEHMITGADDGSVSLWSVNKKRPLSTVKKAHGCHGDAGLEQPHWVSSVAALQNSDTVASGSHNSTIQVWKCGQNYRGLEPLFSIPVSGFVNSLKFSSSGQFLVAGVGQEHRLGRWWRLKEAKNGVYIIPLKRKLPIPEETKIAE
- the rrp9 gene encoding U3 small nucleolar RNA-interacting protein 2 isoform X1, with amino-acid sequence MSSTFFIKKKGNPKLAQKGKNTAVLKRKGDGELGGKSKLRAKKPNSKYNEEISSDSETDGPIDPRDRQSDEDSEYDETPQEKKLRLAKLYLDQLKEQDDYKAEKDSFETDLIAGRLQEEVLEQKGKLQRLIAKDLIPPDASEIRMLRGHKLPITCLVISPDEKYIYSAAKDCSIIKWDVESGKKLHTVPGGRKGTQDRHVGHTAHILCMAISSDGKYLATGDVNKLIMIWEAETCKHLYTFTGHKGPVSGLSFRRGTHDLYSASHDRSVKVWNVDENAYVETLFGHQDAITGLDSLSRELCVTAGGRDRSVRVWKIAEESQLVFHGHEGSIDCIQLINEEHMITGADDGSVSLWSVNKKRPLSTVKKAHGCHGDAGLEQPHWVSSVAALQNSDTVASGASSGCSHNSTIQVWKCGQNYRGLEPLFSIPVSGFVNSLKFSSSGQFLVAGVGQEHRLGRWWRLKEAKNGVYIIPLKRKLPIPEETKIAE